A part of Olleya sp. Bg11-27 genomic DNA contains:
- a CDS encoding SsrA-binding protein, producing MKQSFFKFLAKANKLVLPSYTKQKLDLSKATKLQMAIFGWKLFITKNALN from the coding sequence ATGAAACAATCATTTTTCAAGTTTCTAGCAAAAGCTAATAAACTTGTATTACCAAGCTACACAAAGCAAAAGTTAGACTTAAGCAAAGCCACTAAACTACAGATGGCTATTTTTGGATGGAAACTATTTATTACAAAAAACGCATTAAATTAA
- a CDS encoding TlpA family protein disulfide reductase, with product MKKNIIIIVLLVLFTNTFAQKTIDNPEYGLISIPGSITKIEILDTATVLHFHIKSYREREIIISDKSYIEVIGSNKKLLVTKSEGINLNEVKKASDTGELFYSLHFPKLETNVKTIDFVEVHDNEDEHAHAYDIVIDQENASMLPLALRGNWMRMDGSNLWDYGFYTNNAIIDRAVWNYKKVTNKGKKYTITLEREGALKTVYAKLNKNGRVDFGATPKQLVAYSLTKLHNPNFKLENDLPYESASLLKLDSTTYSGVIKGYTERVKEKAYVNIYIYDAFTLKVEPLKAKIKTDGSFSIKFPANYPKYILVSSTYTNQQQVNVEQGKETFHFINDGTPLFMGDCAMLNDGLTEMKSINSFFNNKIMKELAESTISVSPEDYKKACLKLRDKDLTALKELNQKQFFSRKALQIKKMNHNFFAMKSIHDYERRRNDQIKNLSPKKEGTLIIDYKIEPSFYDFYSRDIFNDRLGILATPSFGFVANKLTSDSSFKNENDSARDIENNIQDRLNLENTFMMDFIRFRQFYSDFFNEGNNFTEADIENAKQEIKDPFLSDYLTITAKRVKSTQAKSTSNINTVEKAEGEELFEAMLKKFKGKVIYVDFWTTWCGACVAFIKETKLLKEEMKDKDVVFLYISGESKKSPENTWRQVIADINGEHYWLTEEQWNYLLNKFNFNGIPHHMVINKKGEVVNDNLRLPSVEKLKAVLNEELAKE from the coding sequence ATGAAAAAAAATATTATCATCATTGTTTTATTGGTATTATTCACCAATACTTTTGCCCAAAAAACAATAGATAACCCCGAATACGGACTTATCAGCATTCCTGGCTCAATTACAAAAATAGAAATATTAGATACCGCTACCGTTTTACATTTTCATATAAAGTCCTACCGCGAAAGAGAAATTATTATCTCTGACAAAAGTTATATCGAAGTTATTGGTAGTAACAAAAAGTTATTGGTCACAAAATCAGAAGGTATAAATCTTAACGAAGTGAAAAAAGCTTCTGATACAGGTGAACTTTTTTATAGCCTACATTTTCCAAAGTTAGAGACTAATGTAAAAACTATAGATTTTGTTGAAGTCCACGACAATGAAGACGAGCATGCTCATGCTTATGATATTGTTATAGATCAAGAAAACGCATCTATGCTACCTTTAGCGCTTCGTGGTAATTGGATGCGAATGGATGGAAGTAACCTTTGGGATTATGGTTTTTATACTAATAACGCGATAATAGATAGAGCCGTTTGGAACTATAAAAAAGTGACTAATAAAGGAAAAAAATATACCATTACACTAGAAAGAGAAGGAGCCTTAAAAACTGTTTATGCAAAACTTAATAAAAATGGTCGTGTCGATTTTGGAGCCACCCCTAAACAACTCGTTGCATATAGTTTAACCAAGTTACATAACCCAAATTTTAAATTAGAAAACGACCTACCTTACGAGTCTGCATCTTTATTAAAATTAGACTCTACAACCTATTCTGGTGTAATAAAAGGATATACAGAACGCGTAAAAGAAAAAGCATATGTTAATATTTATATCTATGACGCCTTTACTTTAAAAGTAGAGCCGCTAAAGGCTAAAATTAAAACCGATGGTAGTTTTTCAATTAAGTTCCCAGCAAATTATCCAAAATACATCTTAGTGAGTTCTACTTATACAAATCAGCAACAAGTTAATGTAGAACAAGGAAAAGAAACCTTTCACTTTATAAACGACGGAACACCTCTTTTTATGGGAGATTGCGCCATGTTAAATGATGGATTAACAGAAATGAAATCTATAAATTCTTTTTTTAATAATAAAATAATGAAGGAATTAGCAGAAAGCACAATTTCAGTGTCGCCTGAAGACTATAAAAAAGCATGTCTTAAACTTAGAGATAAAGACCTTACTGCGCTTAAAGAACTTAATCAAAAACAATTTTTTAGTCGTAAAGCCCTCCAAATAAAAAAAATGAACCACAATTTTTTTGCAATGAAGTCTATTCATGATTATGAACGTAGAAGAAATGACCAAATTAAAAATTTATCCCCAAAAAAAGAAGGGACATTAATTATAGACTATAAAATTGAACCTTCATTTTACGACTTTTATTCAAGGGATATATTTAATGATCGTTTAGGGATTTTAGCAACACCTTCTTTTGGTTTTGTTGCTAATAAATTAACTTCTGATAGTAGTTTTAAAAATGAGAATGATTCTGCTCGTGATATCGAAAATAATATACAAGACCGTTTAAATTTAGAGAATACTTTTATGATGGATTTTATAAGGTTTCGACAATTTTATAGCGATTTTTTTAATGAAGGAAATAACTTTACAGAGGCCGATATAGAAAATGCGAAGCAAGAGATTAAAGATCCTTTTCTTTCAGATTACTTAACAATTACCGCTAAAAGAGTAAAATCAACTCAAGCAAAAAGCACTTCTAACATCAACACGGTAGAAAAGGCTGAAGGCGAAGAATTATTTGAAGCCATGCTTAAAAAATTTAAAGGCAAAGTAATTTATGTCGATTTTTGGACAACTTGGTGCGGAGCTTGTGTCGCATTCATTAAAGAGACTAAATTACTTAAAGAAGAAATGAAAGATAAAGATGTTGTCTTTTTGTATATATCGGGCGAAAGTAAAAAATCACCAGAAAACACATGGAGACAAGTCATCGCAGACATAAATGGAGAACACTATTGGCTTACAGAGGAGCAATGGAACTACTTACTAAACAAATTCAACTTTAATGGAATTCCTCACCATATGGTAATCAATAAAAAAGGTGAAGTTGTTAACGATAATCTGAGACTCCCTTCTGTCGAAAAATTAAAAGCGGTTTTAAACGAGGAGTTAGCAAAAGAATAG
- a CDS encoding M50 family metallopeptidase — MTLTDKKYQSIYLIILITVVILFWNTLLVYPIKLFVVMLHEMSHGLMAIAFGGEIIEIQISKQIGGYCLYSITPSFWSSFMTGSAGYLGSLFWGALILILAVKSKKDKYITLVIGIILLALSYFVLQSGELFGTSMTFGLGLFMLIAFRYFSNFFHDLWLKFLGIISCAYVILDIKGDLIDNSNIGSDADAIAKLTGLPSVIIGIIWMCVALIIMFIVLRYVYKKHKP, encoded by the coding sequence ATGACATTAACAGATAAAAAGTATCAAAGTATCTATTTAATTATTCTGATTACGGTGGTCATATTATTCTGGAACACTTTGTTGGTTTATCCTATTAAGTTATTTGTCGTAATGCTTCATGAAATGAGCCACGGTTTAATGGCTATTGCTTTTGGAGGAGAAATTATTGAAATACAAATTAGCAAACAAATCGGAGGCTATTGTCTTTACAGTATTACACCTAGTTTCTGGAGTTCGTTTATGACGGGAAGTGCTGGTTACCTAGGAAGTTTATTTTGGGGGGCTTTGATTTTAATTTTAGCTGTCAAATCTAAAAAAGATAAATACATTACCTTAGTCATTGGCATTATATTATTAGCACTCTCCTACTTTGTATTGCAATCCGGTGAGTTATTTGGAACGTCAATGACCTTTGGCTTAGGACTTTTTATGCTTATTGCTTTTAGATATTTTAGCAACTTCTTCCATGACTTATGGTTAAAATTTTTAGGCATTATCTCCTGTGCTTATGTCATACTAGATATAAAAGGGGATTTAATTGATAATTCAAACATTGGCAGTGATGCCGACGCAATTGCTAAACTTACTGGTTTACCCAGCGTAATTATTGGTATTATATGGATGTGTGTTGCATTAATTATTATGTTTATTGTTTTACGCTATGTCTACAAAAAACACAAACCTTGA
- a CDS encoding DUF2892 domain-containing protein has product MKKNMGALDKSLRVLAAIIIALLYYLNIISGTVAYILMALAIVFLITSFINFCPLYTILGVNTCKRK; this is encoded by the coding sequence ATGAAAAAAAATATGGGAGCTTTAGATAAAAGCTTAAGAGTATTAGCAGCTATAATTATAGCCTTACTTTATTATCTAAATATAATTAGCGGGACAGTAGCCTATATTTTAATGGCACTAGCTATTGTTTTTTTAATCACTAGTTTTATCAATTTTTGTCCACTCTACACTATTTTAGGAGTCAATACTTGCAAAAGAAAATAA
- a CDS encoding ATP-dependent Clp protease adaptor ClpS, translated as MSTKEKVQEQHEVETLEKPNNEIVVYNDDVNTFDHVIDSLIYACDHTPEQAEQCTILVHYKGQCTVKTGSYKELEPRCTMLLEAGLSAEII; from the coding sequence ATGAGTACAAAAGAGAAAGTACAAGAACAGCATGAGGTAGAGACCTTAGAAAAACCAAACAACGAGATTGTTGTGTATAACGATGATGTTAATACCTTTGATCATGTTATTGATAGTTTAATTTATGCTTGTGATCATACACCGGAACAAGCAGAACAATGTACTATTTTAGTACATTATAAAGGACAGTGCACGGTTAAAACTGGGTCTTATAAAGAGTTGGAACCCAGATGTACCATGTTACTAGAAGCAGGATTAAGTGCAGAAATCATTTAA
- a CDS encoding M57 family metalloprotease translates to MKKVQFMALTSLCFILGLQSCQKDEETIVGEEVAAKEVSAELLAKLADAQINTKDVKVVDFMLPDGTTKEMIEVEGDVFMSENEILSLESVSASDRNYRTNNLVSQGKTITIIGYTGGSNALSTKEQTALQWAVNNYNALSGVSISFQLTFGTDYDSKDMVVYHNPSQSGAGGSAGFPSNGNPHKFVQIYGLDNYDTNVVEHVITHEIGHSIGFRHTDWFDRASCGQNQNEGAGSIGAIDLGGNDPANSVMLACFSSGEDGEFGADDISALNIMY, encoded by the coding sequence ATGAAGAAAGTTCAATTTATGGCTCTAACCAGCCTATGTTTTATTCTAGGATTACAATCATGTCAAAAAGATGAAGAAACTATAGTAGGAGAAGAAGTTGCCGCAAAAGAAGTCTCAGCAGAATTACTTGCTAAATTAGCAGATGCACAAATAAATACTAAAGATGTTAAAGTAGTTGATTTTATGTTGCCAGATGGTACCACTAAAGAAATGATTGAAGTAGAAGGTGATGTTTTTATGAGTGAAAACGAAATCTTAAGTCTTGAATCAGTATCTGCGAGTGATAGAAACTACCGTACTAATAATTTAGTATCTCAAGGAAAAACAATAACTATAATTGGATATACAGGCGGAAGTAATGCATTGTCTACTAAAGAACAAACAGCATTACAATGGGCTGTAAATAATTACAATGCCTTAAGTGGTGTATCAATTTCTTTTCAGTTAACATTTGGAACTGATTATGACTCAAAAGATATGGTAGTATACCATAATCCAAGTCAGTCAGGAGCAGGAGGATCTGCTGGTTTTCCTAGTAATGGTAACCCACATAAATTTGTTCAGATTTATGGTTTAGACAATTATGATACAAATGTTGTAGAGCATGTTATTACACATGAAATAGGTCACTCAATAGGATTCAGACACACAGATTGGTTTGATAGAGCTAGTTGTGGTCAAAATCAAAATGAAGGAGCAGGATCAATTGGTGCAATCGATTTAGGTGGAAATGATCCAGCTAATTCAGTAATGTTAGCTTGTTTTAGTAGTGGAGAAGATGGAGAATTTGGAGCAGATGACATCAGTGCGCTTAACATTATGTACTAA
- the prmA gene encoding 50S ribosomal protein L11 methyltransferase, whose protein sequence is MSNIIYIGYYFKVQPIQPGTEILIAELGYAGFESFVETEEGVTAYIQKEEYYDTILDDIQILKSDEFEITYTFDEIEQTNWNEEWEKNFNPIVVDDLCAVRAPFHDKFDTEYDIIIEPKMSFGTGHHETTHMMIQHILKNDFKDKSVLDMGCGTAVLAILAEMKGAKPLDAIDIDNWCYLNSLENVERNNCKHISVYEGEAVLLKDKKYDTIIANINRNILLNDIATYSKCLEAKGTLFLSGFYQEDIPMIEKECNDNQLVLKDTLTRNNWVALKFEKE, encoded by the coding sequence ATGTCAAATATTATTTACATAGGGTATTACTTTAAAGTGCAACCAATCCAACCAGGAACAGAAATTCTGATAGCAGAATTGGGTTACGCAGGGTTTGAAAGCTTTGTAGAGACCGAAGAAGGGGTTACAGCATACATTCAAAAAGAAGAGTATTACGATACTATTTTGGACGATATCCAAATATTAAAGTCAGACGAGTTTGAAATTACATATACGTTTGACGAAATTGAACAAACCAATTGGAACGAAGAGTGGGAGAAAAACTTTAATCCAATTGTGGTTGATGATCTGTGTGCAGTACGTGCACCATTCCATGATAAGTTTGATACAGAATATGATATTATCATCGAACCAAAAATGAGTTTTGGAACAGGGCATCATGAAACCACACACATGATGATACAACATATCCTTAAAAATGACTTTAAAGACAAGTCTGTTTTAGATATGGGATGCGGTACAGCGGTTTTAGCAATATTAGCAGAGATGAAAGGTGCAAAACCACTAGATGCTATAGATATTGATAACTGGTGCTACTTAAATAGCTTAGAAAACGTGGAGCGTAACAATTGTAAACATATTTCTGTTTATGAAGGGGAAGCGGTGCTTTTAAAAGATAAAAAGTACGATACCATTATAGCAAACATTAATCGTAACATCTTATTAAACGACATTGCAACGTATTCAAAATGTCTTGAAGCAAAAGGCACCTTGTTTTTAAGTGGTTTTTACCAAGAAGACATCCCAATGATAGAAAAAGAATGTAACGATAACCAACTTGTTTTAAAAGATACATTAACAAGAAATAATTGGGTAGCGCTTAAATTTGAAAAGGAATAA
- the tpiA gene encoding triose-phosphate isomerase — protein sequence MRKNIVAGNWKMNNDLPQSEALISDLKKQTKTSNAEVMIAPTYTNLWHAYEATREDDIEVIAQNMHFAENGAYTGEVNADMLKSVGIQTVILGHSERRAYFNEDDAILAKKVDQALSKDLRVIFCFGEELADRKAANHEAVVEGQIKNALFHLEASAFKNIVLAYEPVWAIGTGETASPEQAQDMHKFIRKTLNNKYGSQVAEDMSILYGGSVKPANAKEIFSKPDVDGGLIGGAALKAEDFYAIVNAF from the coding sequence ATGAGAAAAAACATAGTAGCCGGAAACTGGAAAATGAATAATGATTTACCACAATCAGAAGCCTTAATTTCAGATTTAAAAAAGCAAACAAAAACATCTAATGCAGAGGTTATGATTGCACCAACATATACTAACTTATGGCATGCTTATGAAGCAACTCGCGAGGACGATATAGAGGTCATTGCACAAAACATGCACTTCGCAGAAAACGGAGCATATACCGGAGAGGTTAATGCAGACATGCTTAAAAGTGTAGGCATTCAAACTGTAATTTTGGGACATTCAGAACGTCGTGCTTATTTTAACGAAGACGATGCTATTTTAGCTAAAAAAGTAGACCAAGCCTTATCAAAAGACTTACGTGTCATTTTCTGTTTTGGAGAAGAGCTAGCAGACCGTAAAGCAGCAAACCATGAAGCAGTAGTGGAAGGGCAAATCAAAAACGCATTGTTTCATTTAGAGGCTTCGGCATTCAAAAATATCGTATTGGCTTATGAGCCTGTATGGGCAATAGGAACTGGCGAAACAGCAAGTCCAGAACAAGCACAAGACATGCATAAATTTATCCGTAAAACATTAAACAACAAATACGGTAGTCAAGTAGCAGAAGACATGAGCATCCTTTACGGAGGGAGTGTAAAACCAGCAAATGCCAAAGAAATTTTCTCTAAACCAGACGTGGATGGTGGATTAATTGGTGGAGCAGCCTTAAAAGCTGAAGATTTTTACGCCATCGTAAACGCCTTTTAA
- a CDS encoding ABC transporter permease produces MITYLLNKSLYALLTLFGVVTVIFLLFSVLPGDPAQMMLGQNEDSQQLAIIKKKYGFDKPVATQYFYYLNDLSPLSFHSKTEGDYTYLSQNKYSATQLFAIGNTTTVIKFPYLRESFTKQGKKVSQVLSETLPNTFVLAVSAILIAIFLGVILGVLSALKKDTFLDKIIQILSTLGMSVPSFFSAILFAWLFGFVLHKYTNLEMTGSLYELDDFGEKMHIKWKNLILPAIVLGIRPLAVVIQLMRNSLLEVFNQDYIRTARAKGLSEFQIIKKHAIKNALNPVVTAISGWFASMLAGAVFVEYIFGWNGLGKEIVNALNTLDLPVIMGSVLIIALLFIIINIFVDIIYTWLDPKVKLE; encoded by the coding sequence CTGATAACCTATTTACTAAATAAAAGCCTGTATGCATTACTCACCTTATTTGGTGTGGTAACTGTTATATTCCTTTTATTTAGTGTCCTTCCAGGAGATCCAGCACAAATGATGTTGGGTCAAAACGAGGATAGTCAGCAATTAGCCATTATTAAAAAAAAGTATGGTTTTGATAAGCCGGTGGCAACGCAGTATTTTTATTATTTAAACGATTTGTCACCACTCTCATTTCATTCTAAAACAGAAGGCGACTATACCTATTTAAGTCAAAATAAATATTCAGCAACACAACTGTTTGCAATAGGTAACACAACTACAGTTATAAAATTTCCGTACTTACGGGAATCTTTTACCAAACAAGGTAAAAAAGTAAGCCAAGTATTATCAGAGACTTTACCCAATACGTTTGTGTTAGCAGTATCGGCAATACTAATCGCAATCTTTTTAGGCGTTATATTAGGTGTACTTTCAGCATTGAAAAAAGACACATTTTTAGATAAAATTATTCAGATATTAAGTACTTTAGGGATGAGCGTACCATCCTTTTTTAGTGCCATATTATTTGCATGGTTATTTGGTTTTGTATTACATAAATACACCAATCTAGAAATGACAGGAAGCCTTTACGAGTTAGATGACTTTGGCGAAAAAATGCACATTAAATGGAAAAATTTAATCTTGCCAGCAATCGTTTTAGGGATTAGACCATTAGCAGTAGTTATACAATTAATGCGTAACTCCTTATTAGAAGTCTTTAATCAAGATTATATCAGAACAGCCAGAGCAAAAGGCTTATCAGAGTTTCAGATTATAAAAAAACACGCCATTAAAAACGCACTAAATCCAGTAGTGACTGCAATCTCAGGTTGGTTTGCAAGTATGCTAGCAGGAGCAGTGTTTGTGGAGTATATTTTTGGATGGAACGGATTAGGAAAAGAAATCGTAAACGCACTTAACACCTTAGATTTACCTGTAATTATGGGTTCCGTGTTAATTATCGCCTTACTATTCATTATAATTAATATTTTTGTAGATATTATATACACTTGGTTAGATCCAAAAGTTAAATTAGAATAA
- a CDS encoding BT_3928 family protein, giving the protein MKYIVGFLRIFVGIFFIISGFIKLNDPIGFAFKLEEYFGPTVLDLPFFIPYALGISIIVVVFEVLLGIFLIIGYKPKFTVWSLLLMIIFFTFLTFYSAYFDKVKDCGCFGDAMKMDPWESFWKDVALLVMILIIFFGIKHIKPFFGKLSTTILSLLSFIACLGFAYHVLMHLPSIDFRPFKVGNNITDKMIVPEGAPQPVIEYTWIFDENGTEKAYMTSGSYPESTGTYVGVTTETISEGYEPPIHDFSIEKDGEDFTQDILTRPHVVLIVNYNLALSEAKGLEAIKIASDLAIANGYDVIGLTASGPDKVALIKSQYKLGFDYYFCDETALKTIIRSNPGVLKLEKGTIIQKLHWNDVDQLALPKVERPTPKVIEEVVAYFIDDTLVTKAETEALDPETIERMDVFKDRTQLDSLNIDSEKNITGVVKITLKKE; this is encoded by the coding sequence ATGAAATACATAGTCGGTTTTTTAAGAATATTTGTTGGTATATTTTTTATTATTTCGGGATTTATAAAGCTTAATGATCCTATTGGATTTGCTTTTAAATTAGAGGAGTATTTTGGTCCAACCGTTTTAGATTTACCATTTTTTATTCCTTATGCTTTAGGGATTTCAATAATAGTAGTCGTTTTTGAAGTGCTTTTAGGTATCTTTTTAATAATTGGATACAAGCCTAAATTTACGGTTTGGAGTTTATTATTAATGATTATCTTTTTTACATTCCTAACGTTTTATTCTGCCTATTTTGATAAAGTAAAAGACTGTGGATGCTTTGGTGATGCCATGAAGATGGACCCATGGGAAAGCTTTTGGAAAGATGTAGCGTTATTAGTAATGATATTAATTATTTTCTTTGGTATAAAGCACATCAAACCATTTTTTGGTAAGCTATCAACAACCATACTGTCTTTATTAAGCTTTATTGCTTGCTTAGGATTTGCATACCACGTGTTAATGCATTTGCCATCAATAGACTTTAGGCCTTTTAAAGTAGGCAACAACATTACAGATAAAATGATTGTTCCAGAAGGTGCACCACAACCGGTAATAGAATACACTTGGATATTTGATGAGAACGGTACAGAAAAGGCATACATGACAAGCGGATCTTATCCAGAATCTACAGGTACATATGTAGGTGTAACTACTGAAACTATATCAGAAGGGTATGAGCCACCAATCCATGATTTTTCAATTGAAAAAGATGGCGAAGATTTTACACAAGATATTTTAACTAGACCGCACGTTGTATTAATCGTTAATTACAATCTTGCACTATCAGAAGCGAAAGGTTTAGAAGCTATTAAAATAGCTTCAGATTTGGCTATTGCAAATGGTTATGATGTGATTGGTTTAACAGCATCTGGACCTGATAAAGTAGCGTTGATTAAATCTCAATACAAACTAGGTTTTGACTACTATTTCTGTGACGAGACTGCTTTAAAAACAATTATACGTTCTAATCCAGGAGTTTTAAAATTAGAAAAAGGAACCATTATCCAAAAATTACATTGGAATGATGTGGACCAATTAGCATTGCCTAAAGTTGAGCGCCCAACTCCTAAAGTAATTGAGGAGGTTGTAGCTTATTTTATTGATGATACTTTGGTGACTAAAGCAGAAACAGAGGCTTTAGATCCCGAAACTATTGAGAGAATGGATGTGTTTAAAGACAGAACACAATTGGACTCATTAAACATAGACAGCGAAAAGAATATTACGGGTGTGGTTAAAATCACGCTAAAAAAAGAATAA
- a CDS encoding DUF1599 domain-containing protein, translating to MQDTSKQYDAVIKTCRDLFINKMTDYGSAWRILRLPSLTDQIFIKAQRIRGLQQNDVRKVDEGEQSEFIGIINYCIMALIQLEKGVVEQPDLEVEEATVLYDAQVKATKQLMQDKNHDYGEAWRDMRVSSLTDLILQKLLRVKQIEDNSGKTIVSEGIDANYQDMINYAIFAMIHLTEQ from the coding sequence ATGCAAGATACTTCAAAACAATACGATGCTGTTATAAAAACCTGTCGCGACCTTTTTATTAATAAAATGACGGATTACGGAAGTGCTTGGCGCATTTTACGTTTACCTTCTTTAACAGATCAGATTTTTATAAAAGCGCAACGTATTAGAGGTCTGCAACAAAATGATGTGCGTAAAGTTGACGAAGGCGAGCAAAGCGAATTTATCGGGATTATCAACTATTGCATTATGGCTTTAATCCAGTTAGAAAAAGGAGTGGTAGAGCAACCTGATTTGGAAGTTGAAGAAGCTACGGTTTTATACGATGCACAGGTTAAAGCAACAAAGCAGTTAATGCAAGACAAAAACCATGATTACGGTGAGGCTTGGAGAGATATGCGTGTAAGTAGTTTAACGGATTTAATTTTACAAAAATTATTACGTGTTAAGCAAATTGAAGACAATTCAGGAAAAACAATTGTAAGCGAAGGGATTGATGCTAATTATCAAGATATGATTAATTACGCCATTTTCGCAATGATACATTTAACAGAACAATAA
- the folP gene encoding dihydropteroate synthase: MTINCKGKLIDLSTPKVMGILNVTPDSFFDGGRYKDETSILNQVETLLNQDATFIDIGAYSSRPNAPFVSEDEELQRILPIIKLLVDKFPDINISVDTFRSTIAKATVEAGAALINDISAGHLDNNMLQTIADLHVPYIMMHMRGTPQTMQTMTVYDNLVKDINFYFSERIATARALGIIDLVLDPGFGFAKTLEQNFELLNNFELLNITELPLLAGLSRKSMIYKTLDTTANDTLNGTTALHMIALQKGAKILRVHDVKEAQECITLYNQLHA, encoded by the coding sequence ATGACAATAAATTGTAAAGGCAAACTTATAGATTTAAGTACTCCAAAAGTAATGGGTATTTTAAATGTTACACCCGATTCTTTTTTTGATGGCGGACGTTATAAAGACGAAACTTCTATTTTGAATCAAGTCGAAACCCTATTAAATCAAGACGCTACTTTTATAGATATTGGTGCTTACAGTTCTCGACCAAATGCGCCGTTTGTGTCTGAAGACGAAGAATTGCAACGTATTTTACCAATAATCAAACTTCTGGTAGATAAATTTCCAGATATCAATATTTCGGTAGACACGTTTAGAAGTACTATTGCGAAAGCAACAGTTGAGGCTGGAGCAGCTTTGATTAATGATATTTCGGCAGGGCATTTAGATAACAACATGCTGCAAACCATCGCTGATTTACATGTCCCTTATATTATGATGCATATGCGAGGCACACCTCAAACCATGCAAACGATGACGGTTTATGATAATTTAGTCAAAGACATAAACTTTTATTTTTCAGAGCGTATTGCAACAGCTCGTGCTTTAGGCATTATTGATTTAGTTTTAGATCCTGGTTTTGGTTTTGCTAAAACGTTAGAACAGAATTTTGAATTATTAAACAATTTTGAACTTCTAAATATTACCGAATTACCTTTACTAGCTGGTCTATCCAGAAAATCTATGATTTACAAAACGCTAGACACTACAGCAAATGACACCTTAAACGGGACTACTGCTTTACACATGATTGCTTTGCAAAAAGGCGCTAAAATACTGCGCGTGCATGATGTTAAAGAAGCCCAAGAATGTATCACACTTTACAATCAATTACATGCTTAA
- the cdaA gene encoding diadenylate cyclase CdaA — MDIFKDILKFSWIDMIDVVLVALLLYYVYKLVKGTVAINIFIGIVVIYFIYLTVEALQMVLLTKILGGFISVGFIALIIVFQQEVRKFLLMIGSTNFASRRKFLSQLKFLKIETGTLTDIDAIISACNKMSSTKTGALIVLERNNNLDFLANTGDEMNIKVTQPIIESIFFKNSPLHDGAIIIQDNIVKATRVILPVNNEKTIPQRFGLRHRAAVGVTERTDAIALAVSEETGQISCFRNGEFLPFENTVELAQILKNDLE, encoded by the coding sequence TTGGATATATTTAAAGACATTTTAAAATTTAGTTGGATAGACATGATAGATGTAGTGTTAGTTGCACTGCTACTCTACTACGTTTACAAACTAGTTAAAGGGACAGTTGCTATTAATATTTTTATTGGTATTGTAGTCATTTATTTTATCTACTTAACAGTAGAAGCTTTACAAATGGTATTACTAACCAAGATTTTAGGGGGCTTTATTAGTGTTGGTTTTATTGCTTTAATTATCGTGTTTCAGCAAGAAGTCAGAAAGTTTTTATTAATGATTGGATCAACCAATTTTGCCAGTAGACGTAAATTTTTAAGTCAGTTAAAGTTTTTAAAAATAGAAACTGGTACGTTAACAGATATTGATGCTATCATCTCTGCTTGTAATAAAATGAGTAGCACAAAAACTGGTGCATTAATCGTTTTAGAACGAAATAACAATCTTGATTTTTTAGCGAATACTGGTGATGAAATGAATATAAAAGTCACCCAACCGATCATAGAAAGCATTTTTTTTAAAAACAGCCCACTACATGATGGTGCCATTATTATACAAGATAACATTGTCAAAGCAACACGTGTTATTTTACCAGTAAACAACGAGAAGACCATTCCGCAACGCTTTGGTTTACGTCATCGTGCTGCTGTTGGAGTGACTGAGCGTACAGATGCCATTGCCCTTGCTGTAAGTGAAGAAACTGGGCAAATTTCTTGCTTTAGAAATGGCGAATTCCTGCCGTTTGAAAACACCGTGGAATTAGCGCAGATTTTAAAGAATGATTTAGAATAA